From Sphingomonas hengshuiensis, one genomic window encodes:
- a CDS encoding homocysteine S-methyltransferase family protein, translating to MTPRETFLAEAARRILITDGAFGTEIQNWKLSEADYAGALGLSHDQKGNNDILALTKPEVPASIHRAYFEAGADIAETNTFSANRISQADYGAEHLVREINIESAKLARSIADEFQARDGRPRFVAGALGPTNKTLSLSPDVNDPGYREIDFDHLKDVYREQIDALVEGGVDFILIETVFDTLNAKAGIMASIEAANALGRDLPIMMSMTLTDLSGRNLSGHTVEAFWHAVRHAKPLTIGLNCSFGAEQLRPHVKVLSALCDTLIMVYPNAGLPNELGAYDEAPATTAALVKEWADAGQVNVLGGCCGSTPAHIAEIARVVRGLPARAIAVPAVQTRLAGLEPFTMAA from the coding sequence TCCTGGCCGAGGCGGCCAGGCGTATCCTGATCACCGACGGGGCGTTCGGGACCGAGATCCAGAACTGGAAGCTGTCCGAGGCGGATTATGCCGGCGCGCTCGGGCTGAGCCATGACCAGAAGGGCAATAACGACATCCTCGCGCTGACCAAGCCGGAGGTGCCGGCGAGCATCCACCGTGCCTATTTCGAGGCGGGGGCGGATATTGCCGAGACCAATACCTTCTCCGCCAACCGGATCAGCCAGGCCGATTATGGCGCCGAGCATCTGGTGCGCGAGATCAATATCGAGAGCGCGAAGCTGGCGCGCAGCATCGCCGACGAGTTCCAGGCGCGCGACGGTCGCCCGCGCTTCGTCGCGGGCGCGCTGGGGCCGACCAACAAGACGCTGTCGCTGAGCCCCGACGTCAACGACCCGGGCTATCGCGAGATCGATTTCGACCATCTGAAGGACGTGTACCGCGAACAGATCGACGCGCTGGTCGAGGGCGGGGTGGACTTCATCCTGATCGAGACGGTGTTCGACACGCTCAACGCCAAGGCGGGGATCATGGCGTCGATCGAGGCGGCGAACGCTCTGGGCCGCGATCTGCCGATCATGATGTCGATGACGCTGACCGATTTGTCGGGGCGCAACCTGTCGGGCCATACGGTCGAGGCGTTCTGGCACGCGGTGCGGCATGCCAAGCCGCTGACGATCGGGCTCAACTGCTCGTTCGGCGCCGAGCAGCTTCGCCCGCATGTGAAGGTGCTCTCCGCGCTCTGCGACACGCTGATCATGGTCTATCCCAATGCCGGCCTGCCCAACGAACTGGGCGCCTATGACGAGGCGCCGGCGACTACCGCCGCGCTGGTCAAGGAATGGGCCGATGCGGGGCAGGTCAATGTGCTCGGCGGCTGCTGCGGATCGACGCCCGCGCATATCGCCGAGATTGCGCGCGTGGTGCGGGGCTTGCCCGCGCGGGCGATCGCGGTGCCTGCGGTCCAGACCCGGCTGGCGGGGCTGGAGCCGTTTACGATGGCGGCCTGA